The region GAAGCTATAAAAAGCATCAAAATAAAATTGCTAAGCTTGCTTTTTGTTCTTTCAAGCATCCAGGCAGCCATAGATCCAAAGATTATTATTAATGCAACACTTACTATAGTTATAAATAATGAGTGTGACAGAGAAGTAAAGAAATCTAGTTCTTTATAAGCGTCTTTAAAATTGTCTAAAATTAATGATTTTGGCAGTGCTAAGGTACTTGAAAAGAGTTCAGACTTAGTTTTAAAAGCATTTACTATAATTATATAAAAAGGGGATAAAAATAATAAAGCTGCAAGTATTCCAATTATAGTTGTAGGAAGATTAGATATATGAAACTTTTTTTGTTTAACCATTATGCTTCCACCTCACCTTTCTTTGAGAAATATACTTGAGTTAATGAAATGCATCCTACTATAAGGAAGAATATTACTGCTTTTGCCTGGGCTACTCCCATATGGTTAAATTGGAAAGCAGTATTATATATATTCATTGCTAGCATTTCTGTAGAATTTGCAGGTCCACCTGCTGTTAGGGACAAGTTTTGATCGTATAATTTAAACGAATTTGATAGAGTGAGGAAAATACTTACAGTAAATGCTGGCCTTATTAGAGGTATTATAATATTTTTGATTTTCTGCCAGCCATTAGCGCCATCAATTTCTGCAGCCTCAAGAACTTCAGCAGGTATATTTTCAAGCGAAGTTATATAAATTATCATTAAGTATCCAGACATTTGCCATGCCATTATTATTACAAGACCAATTAAACCTGTTGTACTATTTGACAACCATCCGAGAAGCCATTTTTGATTAAATAGAGAACCAAGGGATGCAAACACTTGTACAAATATGAATTGCCATATAAAACCTAATATAAGTCCGCCTATAAGATTTGGCATAAAAAATATTGTTCTAAGCAAATTATTTAGTTTTGACTTTCTTGTAACTAAAAGAGCAAGACCAAAAGCAATGCAGTTTAGTACAATAAGAGATAGTATAGTGAATTTTAAAGTGAAGAAAAATGAGTGAGTGAAAGTAGAGTCTTTGAAAATATCAAAATAATTTTTAAGTCCCACGAATTTTGTTTTTGATTCAATTCCATTCCAGTCGGTAAAAGAATAATATATTCCGGTTACAAGAGGTACTAATTGAACTATAACATAGGCAATTAAAATAGGAGCTAGAAATGCCCAAAATGATAAGTTCTTTTTTGATTTCCTTAGCATAAAAAAACCTCCTCGATTTTTTATTTGTAAAATGTGGTGTTGCAATTTGTAGATTAAAGATATTGCTAACTAACATTGATTTTTGACACAAACAAGGGGAAGATTCATCTACTCCCACAGAATTTTAGGCATTAATTGCATAGATTTACTTTTAGATCTATAATGTTTGACATTTAAATAAGCTAATGTATTAATTATTATTAATCAAATTATCCATGGAATTATATACAAATACAAACATATTATAGTATTTTTCGTAGGGAAGTGGAGAAAAATTTACATTGCACTTATTCCAATGAAAGTAATAATATTTTGGAAACGATTTAAATAAAATTCAATAGGTCTTGTTCCAAATTATAAAAAGACTTAGAAATTTTAATTTGTTTGAGCTTTTTTTTAGCGAGTTATTAAAATTTCTTGGTATTTTTATAATTCGGAGCTTAGACTTATGATTTTTATTTAATGTTTCAAAATGTTATTACTTTTAAAATTATTTTCTTGAAGCAGCCCAAGTATCTTTTGCGTTTTTAACTAAGTTATCCCAAGTCATTTCTCCAGCTGTGTATTTTTGTAAGTCAGAACCAAGTTTGTTTTGACCCCAACCAGTAGGATATCCCATAAATACCCAAGGTATTGTTTTGCCTTCTTTAGAGTAGTTATTTATTTCTTTAGATATTGGATCAACGGGTTGTAAGTTTGCAGCATCATAACCTTTTAATGCAGGTATGAATTTAAAATCGTTTATTATTAAATTTTTACCCTTATCAGAAGTATAGAGCCAATTTAAGAAGTCTTTTGCCGCCTTTTTAGTTGCAGCATCTTTGCTAGAGTTTACAGCCCAGTACATAGGAACACCAACAGGTACACAGTCTTGTTTATCAGAGCCATCTATTGGCAATGGAAGTAATCCCATATTGTTAGCTACATTTTTATCTATTCCTGAAACTGTAGAATAAATCCAGTTACCTTGCTCTATTATGGCAACTTTATTTAAAGAGAATAATTTTTCAACTTGAGTTGAGTAATCAACACTATTAATGGATTTATCTGTCCCATCTGGTTTGTAAGCGTATTTATTTTGTATATCTACTATTTTTTTGAATCCATTAGCGTAAGTAAAGTTTATTGTTTTTGCATTATAAGCTGAAACACTATCCTTTAATTCTAATGCAAGTGGAACATTTGAATCGTGAAGTCCGCCAATCCAAGATTCTTTTCCAGCGGTTCCAAATACGGCATCAAGTCCTAATTCCTTTTTCTTGGAATCTAATGTCTGAACTGCTTTTTCAAGATCTGAGTATGTCTTTATAGTGGAAGTATCAATACCAGCCTTTTTAAAGATAGCTTTATTATATATAAATCCGTAACCTTCCATATCAAATGGTAAGCCATAAATTTTATTTTCCGATTTAACTGCATCTAAAGTTCCATCATATGCTTTAGAAACCCAAGGCTCTTTGGATAAATCCTCTAGCTTGTTTTTCCAATCTTTTACGTCCTGTGGACCACCAATATTATATATTGCAGGTTCATCACCAGAAGAAAACTTTGATTTTAAGGCTGCACCGTAATCCTGACCGCCTCCAACAGTTTGTACAGTTATGGAAACATTTTTATGTGTTGATTCGTAATCCTTTACAGCCTTCTCAAGAGCAGTTTTAGATTCAACTTTAAATTGGAATATAGTGAAGTTTAC is a window of Clostridium pasteurianum DNA encoding:
- a CDS encoding carbohydrate ABC transporter permease, with product MLRKSKKNLSFWAFLAPILIAYVIVQLVPLVTGIYYSFTDWNGIESKTKFVGLKNYFDIFKDSTFTHSFFFTLKFTILSLIVLNCIAFGLALLVTRKSKLNNLLRTIFFMPNLIGGLILGFIWQFIFVQVFASLGSLFNQKWLLGWLSNSTTGLIGLVIIMAWQMSGYLMIIYITSLENIPAEVLEAAEIDGANGWQKIKNIIIPLIRPAFTVSIFLTLSNSFKLYDQNLSLTAGGPANSTEMLAMNIYNTAFQFNHMGVAQAKAVIFFLIVGCISLTQVYFSKKGEVEA
- a CDS encoding ABC transporter substrate-binding protein — its product is MKRIKSLMALACAFTLTTGLLTGCGGSSSSSSDVNFTIFQFKVESKTALEKAVKDYESTHKNVSITVQTVGGGQDYGAALKSKFSSGDEPAIYNIGGPQDVKDWKNKLEDLSKEPWVSKAYDGTLDAVKSENKIYGLPFDMEGYGFIYNKAIFKKAGIDTSTIKTYSDLEKAVQTLDSKKKELGLDAVFGTAGKESWIGGLHDSNVPLALELKDSVSAYNAKTINFTYANGFKKIVDIQNKYAYKPDGTDKSINSVDYSTQVEKLFSLNKVAIIEQGNWIYSTVSGIDKNVANNMGLLPLPIDGSDKQDCVPVGVPMYWAVNSSKDAATKKAAKDFLNWLYTSDKGKNLIINDFKFIPALKGYDAANLQPVDPISKEINNYSKEGKTIPWVFMGYPTGWGQNKLGSDLQKYTAGEMTWDNLVKNAKDTWAASRK